A section of the Triticum dicoccoides isolate Atlit2015 ecotype Zavitan chromosome 7A, WEW_v2.0, whole genome shotgun sequence genome encodes:
- the LOC119331853 gene encoding probable carboxylesterase 8, translating to MSTIPLIKAVVAPSVQETKQSREEPMSDLMVADVDASARPPPSKSDNLFMQIAVHPDGAVTRPVVPTIPASDAGSGAAVFSRDVPLDTSLGTYIRLYLPNPVPPSTKLPVILYFHGGGFVVFNADTAFYHASCEAMAAAVPAIVASLDYRLAPEHRLPAAYDDAVAAVMWLRDVAPQDPWIAAHGDLARCFVMGSSSGGNMAFNAGVRTKGIDLSPAAVRGLLLHQPYLGGVERTPSEERSEDDFMVPLEANDKLWSLALPLGADRDHEFSNPEKAVAQEAVVGLPRCLVSGSDGDPLIDRQRGFTTWLRDSGVEVVAKTDGSGFHAAELFVPEKAEKMFALVRDFVFADSDA from the coding sequence ATGTCCACCATCCCACTCATCAAAGCTGTAGTCGCACCGAGTGTGCAAGAGACAAAGCAAAGCCGCGAGGAACCCATGAGCGATCTCATGGTCGCGGACGTTGATGCGTCTGCGCGGCCGCCGCCGTCCAAGTCGGACAACCTCTTCATGCAGATCGCCGTCCACCCGGACGGTGCCGTCACGCGGCCCGTCGTCCCCACCATCCCGGCTTCCGACGCCGGCAGCGGGGCGGCCGTCTTCAGCAGGGACGTGCCCCTCGACACCTCTCTCGGCACGTACATCCGGCTATACCTCCCCAACCCCGTCCCGCCGTCGACGAAGCTCCCCGTCATCCTCTACTTCCACGGAGGCGGCTTCGTTGTCTTCAACGCCGACACCGCCTTCTACCACGCCTCctgcgaggccatggcggcggccgtACCGGCCATCGTCGCCTCCCTCGACTACCGCCTCGCACCCGAGCACCGCCTGCCCGCCGCCTATGACGACGCCGTCGCGGCCGTGATGTGGCTCCGTGACGTGGCGCCCCAGGACCCCTGGATCGCCGCGCACGGCGACCTCGCCCGGTGCTTCGTCATGGGCAGCAGCTCCGGCGGGAACATGGCGTTCAACGCCGGAGTCCGGACCAAGGGCATCGATCTGAGCCCCGCCGCGGTGCGCGGGCTCCTGCTGCACCAGCCGTACCTCGGCGGCGTCGAGCGGACGCCGTCCGAGGAGAGGTCGGAGGACGACTTCATGGTGCCGCTGGAGGCCAACGACAAGCTCTGGAGCCTCGCACTGCCGCTGGGCGCGGACCGCGACCACGAGTTCAGCAATCCGGAAAAGGCGGTGGCACAGGAAGCCGTGGTCGGCCTGCCGCGGTGCCTGGTGTCCGGGAGCGACGGCGACCCGCTGATCGACAGGCAGAGAGGGTTCACCACGTGGCTTCGGGACAGTGGCGTGGAGGTCGTCGCCAAGACGGACGGCTCCGGGTTCCACGCTGCGGAGCTCTTCGTGCCAGAGAAGGCCGAGAAGATGTTCGCGCTGGTTCGCGATTTCGTATTCGCCGACAGTGATGCTTAA